Within the Marixanthomonas sp. SCSIO 43207 genome, the region CATCATCTGGATAGTGCTAGAGCGTTATTAAGTAAGGGTTTTTTGGAAGAAGCAAAAGCAGAAGTAAATAAAAATATAGAATATTTAAAAAATACCATTTCAGAAAAAACACCTTTACTAGGTATTGAACCTTCTGCTATTTTAGGTTTTCGAGATGAGTATGTACGATTAGCAGATGATCGTGTTTCAGCACAAAAAATTGCGACTCATAGTTTTTTAATTGAAGAGTTTTTAGCTTCAGAAATAAAACTTGGCAATATAACGTCAGATCAATTTACTTCAGAAGAAAAAACCATCAAAATACACAACCACTGCCATCAAAAAGCACTGAGTAATCAAAAAGTAACTTTTGATTTGCTAAACTTACCTCAAAATTATAAACCCACAATTATAGCTTCTGGATGTTGCGGAATGGCGGGTAGTTTTGGATATGAAAAAGAACATTATGAAATAAGTATGCAAATAGGCGAATTAAAGTTGTTTCCGTCTATAAGAAAAGCTTCAAAAGAAACCATTATTGCCGCTAACGGAACAAGCTGTAGGCATCAAATTAAAGACGGAACAGGTGTTAATGCACATCATCCTGTGACTATTTTAAAACAAGCGCTTATTCAAAAATAAAAGCAGATAAAAACTCGGGATAGCTTTCATTTTCTTCGTCAAGATCATCTAAAACAGGCTTTAAAAACGGATTTTTCTCTCCGTGAGTATATAATAACCAACGCTCATTATTATATTCTAGGGCGGTTAAGTTTTCTATCCAATCACCGCTATTTAAATAAGTACAAGAGCCTTTATGGTTTGTAACTTTTTTTATAACTGGTTGATGAATGTGACCGCAAACCACATATTTAAATTCATTATCAATGGCAAGATCGGTGGCTGTTTTCTCAAAGTCGTTTATAAACTTTACTGCTCCTTTTACACTATTTTTAATTTTCTTGGATAGAGAGAATTTTTCTTTTCCCAATTTTGCTAAACAAGTATTGATAAAACGATTTAATAAAATTAACAAATCATATCCCCAACCGCCTAACTTAGCAATCCATTTGGTATGTTGTATAGATGCATCAAACACATCACCGTGAAAAAACCATGCTTTTTTTCCGTCGAGATTTAAAATAAGCTTATCCAATATTTGAATATTACCCATTTTAGTTTCGCTAAAACGTCGCAGCTTTTCATCGTGATTTCCGGTAATATAATACACTTTGGTACCTTTGGTGGCCAAGGCGATTATTTTTTTAATAACCTGTAAATGTGCCTTCGGAAAATAGCGTTTTCTGAACTGCCAAATATCAATAATATCACCATTTAAAATAAGCTTTTTTGGCTTTACTGAATTCAAATATTGAAGCACCTCCTTAGCGTGACAACCGTAGGTTCCCAAATGAATGTCTGACAATACTACAATTTCAACTTTTCTTTTCAAGACGTCATTTTGGGATACAAATATTTTCATATTTATCAATAAATCCTTTAAGTCAATGTTATCAATAGATAGTCAAATGGTTATGTTATTTCTTACAGAATTTATACAGTAGTAAGAAGAATGTTTATTTTTACGTTTCAGTTGTAAGATTTACATTTGTTGAAAACACGTTATGGCAGGAAATTCCTTCGGAACCATTTTTAAACTCACTACTTTTGGCGAATCACACGGTGAAGCCATAGGAGGAATCATTGACGGTTGTCCAGCAGGACTAGAAATTGACCACAAGGCAATTGAAACAGAAATGCAACGAAGAAAACCCGGTCAATCATCAATTGTTACGCAGCGTAAAGAACCAGATACAGTTACATTTCTTAGCGGTATTTTTGAAGGTAAAACTACAGGAACGCCTATTGGCTTTATTATAAAGAACACCAATCAAAAGTCTAAGGATTACTCACATATTAAAGACACTTATCGTCCTTCACACGCAGATTATACGTATGATAAAAAATACGGAAATCGTGACTATAGAGGAGGCGGACGTTCTTCTGCTCGTGAAACAGCTTGTAGAGTAGTAGCGGGAGCAATTGCAAAGCAACTATTAAAAGAAGTAAAAATTACCGCTTATGTATCAGCAGTAGGTGAGTTGGCTCTTAAAAAAACCTTTTCAGAAGTAGATTTTTCTGAAATAGAAAACAATCCTGTGCGTTGTGCAGATGCAACAATGGCTTCAAAAATGGAAGCTTATATTAAAGATATACGAAAACAAGGTGACACTGTAGGCGGTCAAATAACCTGTGTTATTGAAAATGTGCCTGTTGGCCTTGGTGAGCCGGTTTTTGAAAAACTTCACGCTCAATTGGGCAAAGCAATGCTTTCAATCAATGCTGTAAAAGGGTTTGAATACGGTAGCGGTTTTAATGGAATCAAAATGAAAGGAAGCGATCATAACGATCTTTTTAATAAAGACGGAAGCACAAAAACAAATTATAGCGGTGGTATACAAGGCGGAATAACTAATGGAGTTCCCATTTATTTTAATGTAGCTTTTAAACCTGTGGCTACTATTATGCAAAAACAAGAAACAATTAATGCTAAAGGCAATCAAGTAGAAATGCAAGGTAAAGGAAGGCATGACCCGTGTGTGGTGCCACGAGCAGTACCAATCGTTGAAGCAATGGCGGCACTGGTAATGGCTGATTATTGGCTTTTGAATAAGGTTTCAAAACTCTAAAAGATTATCTGTATATTACCAATCTTAAAAAAATAAAAGACAAATAGCATATATGAAAAAATTAGCTTTACACTGGCAAATTTTATTAGGAATGGCTCTTGGGGTAGTATTTGCCCTCATACTTACAAACTTTAGTTGGGGCCCCAACTTAATCGAAGATTGGGTAAAACCCTTCGGAACCATTTTTATCAATGCCTTAAAGCTTATTGCTGTTCCTTTAATCTTAGCGTCATTAATAAAAGGAGTTTCAGATCTTAAAGATATATCTAGCTTGTCCAAAATGGGCTTACGAACCATTGTTACTTATATTTTTACAACCATTGTAGCCGTTTCAATTGGACTAGGAGTTGTAAACTTAGTTAAGCCCGGCAAAACCATAACTCAAGAAACCCGAACCGAATTAGTTGAGGCATATGGCGGCGAAGCCGAAATGAAACGCCAAGACGCTCAAAGGCAAAAAGATGCCGGTCCTTTACAAGCGCTTGTAGATTTGGTGCCAGACAATATTATAGGAGCCTCTTCCAACAATCGAAATATGCTTCAAGTTATCTTTTTTGCAATATTCTTTGGTATTGGTTTGATTTTAATTCCTGAAAAAACAGCCCAACCCGTAAAAGACTTTTTTGATGGGTTTAATGAAGTCATTCTCAAAATGATAGATCTCATCATGCTTACAGCGCCTTATGGAGTATTTGCATTATTAGCTGCATTGGTGGTTGAAGCTCCAAGTGCCGATTTATTTGCTGCTCTTGGTATGTACGCACTTTGCGTAGTTGGTGGATTGGTTTTAATGATTGGAGTTTATGTTTTACTTGTTTGGATATTTACAAAACATACCCCCAAAAGCTTTCTTAATGGTATTGGCCCAGCTCAATTATTGGCCTTTTCTACAAGTTCAAGTGCAGCAACTTTACCTGTAACTATGGAGCGAGTAGAAGAACATCTGGGTGTAAAAAGAGAAGTAACCAGTTTTGTACTACCAATAGGAGCTACGATTAATATGGACGGTACCAGTTTGTATCAAGCCGTTGCAGCTGTGTTTATTGCCCAAGCTTTTGGTATGGACCTGTCATTCGGCACTCAATTAGGAATCATAGCTACAGCAACTCTCGCCTCAATCGGTTCTGCAGCAGTTCCAGGAGCAGGAATGGTAATGTTGGTCATTGTTTTGGCTCAAGCCGGAATTCCTGAAGCCGGATTGGCTCTTATTTTTGCGGTAGATAGACCATTAGATATGTGCCGTACAACAGTCAATGTAACAGGAGATGCTGCCGTTTCTATGATGGTTGCAAAATCTCAAAATAAGTTGGGTGTTCCTAAGGTTAAAGATTGGGATGATAACTATAAGAAATAGTTAAGATATATTTCTGAAATATAATATTTAGATAATTTTTAAAAATGGGGATTGCTATACTTTAGCAGTCCCCATTTTTGATAACAGACTTAATCTAGACAAAAGTTTTAACCAACTAAAAACCTTTAAATGAAAAAGTCTTTTTTTCTAAATGTAGCATTAATTATTTCAGTACCTCTTTTTTCTCAAGTAGGAATTAACACAACATCGCCTAGTAGCGCATCTGTTCTTGATGTTGAAAGTTCAAGCGACGGAACAAACTTTGGAGGCTTTCTGCCCCCTCGAGTAGATGCTTCGGGAAGAGCAAATATAGCCTCAAAAGCCACTTTGGCAGACGATGGGTTATTAATATTTTTTGAAGATACTCGATGCTTACAAACCTGGAATGGAGTTGAAAGCACCTGGGAAAATGTGTACTGTATGTCGGGACCTTCATCGGGCCCCACATTACTAGGTATTCAAGATTTTGAAATAACACCTTCAAGTCCAGAGTTAGTGTTTATTGAAAATACAGCCGGAAGTTATCAAACAGGGAATGGTACCAGCCCAAATACCAATACATACATAGATGGTAGAAGTTATGGGGTGGTTAATGGAGATGCAGATGTAGATTTTGGACCGGTAGATGCCTCTTCATATTCAACAGCAAGTTTAAAATTTAGATTAGCATCCTTTTCTTTAAACACTTCAGGAAATGGGGCTGACGCAGGTGATTATGTAGATGTATACGTGAGTACAGATGGAGGTACTACATTTTCTTATGAAATGGAAATAACAGGTAATGGTAATGCTACATATGATTTTTCAGCAACGGGAACTCAAACGATTGCTTATGATGGAGACAATACAGCAACTTCAACAGCAACACCAACGGGAAACACAGGTATATCATATGTTGAAATAACCAATTTACCTAATTCAGCAAATTTAGTTATAGGTATTGTCCTAAGTAATAACAGCTCAAATGAGCTTTGGGTAATTGATAATGTAGAAATTTATGGAATTAATTAAATTTTTTATATATATTTGACTACTTCCCAGTGCTATACACCCAAAATCTTTAGATTTAATTTTGCATATGCTATGATTTTTAAACATCATAGTTATGAAACAGTATTATTTAATTATTGCTGTACTTCAGGTTTTTACAACTGTAGTATCAGCACAAGTAGGTATTGGGACTACAAATCCGTCATCGGCTTCAATGCTTGAGATAAGTAGCACACCAGATGGAGGTACAACTTTTAAAGGATTTATGCCGCCAAGAGTTGAAAACCAATCACAAAGAAATCAAATTAATGCATCATCAACAGACATTGGTTTAATTGTTTTTGTGGTTGATACCGGAACACTAGAAATTTGGAATGGTATAAGTTGGGAGCAGGTTTATTCATTAACTACAACTATAACAACAGTAGTTGCACAAGATTTTGATAGCAATCTCAGTTGGAGTTATACTTTAAACCCTTCATCATATAATGTAAATGATGATATTTGGGAAATTAATAACAATGTTGGCTCAGGTAATACTTCAGCAATAGACTTTGTATCGGGTAACTTTTTAGCGTGTCGTGATTTAAATAATCCAAATGGGGGTGGTAATTTTCCTCATGAAATAAGTTTCGTAAATGTTAATGTCTCTTCACTAGTAAATCCGCGTATTGCTTTTGATTATGATGTTTTTGGTTTTGATAATGCAGATGACGTTTATTATGAAGTTTTTCATGATGATATTAGTCAGGGTGTTGTACCTTTTATCAACGGTAATGCAAATTTGACTGTACAAGGAACCGAGATTATACCTATTCCTTCTTCAGTCAACAATGTGCGAATTACATTATCTATTGAACAAAATGGAGCTGATGATTTTGCAGGTTTTGATAATTTTAGAGTATATGGTGAGTAAAAGCATAAAACCTTTCTCAAAAAACACTTTCAGGTTATTTCATTATTAGTATATTTATTTTACTAATTTGAAAACCAACCCTCATGAACGTTTGCTTTATCATGTATCCTTGGGATCAAATAGATCCTGAAAATGATTCAACATTAGCATTAATTCAAGAATTTGCAAAACGCGGTCACGGTATTGCTGTTACAACTCCGGCAAACTTAACCATTCGTGATAGTGTTGCCTATGCATTCTCCCGTTGTTTGAAACGAAAAGATAAAATTTCAAAATCATTAAAATCGTTTCATATTAAAGCTGAGTTTTATGATGAGATGCTTCCTATGGCAGGTTTTGACGTAATTATCTTACGTAGCAATCCGCCATTAGATATGATAATGCTTAATTTTTTAGATTCGGTAAAAGATGATGTGTTTATACTAAATGATTTAGATGGAATAAGACGTGCAAATAATAAACTTTATACAGCTGTTTTTGAAGATGAAAATAATGAGATGATTCCGCGTACACACGTTACAAAAAACAAACAATATTTAAAGAAAATAATTAAAGAAGGTCCTGATAGAATGATTTTAAAACCTCTTAATGGATATGGTGGTTCTGGCGTTATTTTAATTGAAAAAAGCGCTATGAAAAGTATCAATTCTTTATTAGACTTTTACATTGATAATAAAGATGGCACTACCAATTACGTTATTTTACAAGACTATATTGAAGGTGCAGATGAGGGCGATGTGCGTATTTTGTTATTAAATGGGCAACCTATTGGTGCTATGCGTAGAGTACCGGGTGATGAAGATCATAGAAGCAATGTAAGTGCAGGCGGAAGCGTCCAAAAACATAGTTTGACCAAACAAGAAAAAGAACTTTGCCGGCGTATAGGTCCCAAATTAGTAAAAGACGGACTGTACTTTGTAGGAATAGACGTTATAGGAGGTAAGCTTGTAGAAGTAAATGTTATGTCACCTGGCGGTATTACGTATATGAACAAGGTATATAAATCAAAAATTCAAGAAAAGATTATTGATTTTGTTGAGGATAAAGTTTTAGAACGCGTCAATGCCTTTGAACGACGCCAAAAATTGCGTAAACACGTTAGTGATGCTTAATGGAACGATTAGCAATTTCAGAAATCATTAAAAAACTTGAAGCAGAAGAAACCTTTGAAGCGGTTGCAGCAGATTACTCACTTACCCTCAAGGTTGAAGCTTATGTCCCTTACGTTTGTGGAGCAGTGCACGATGGGCATCAATTCAGAAAAGAGCTGTGGAACAACTGTATTCACACCGAGTATGAACGTTGGTTTGAAGAAGACCCCTGCACCAAAGAGTTTGTAAAAACACACCCCATCGTTTTGGCAGGTTGTGACAGCCGTTTTGAATATGATTTAAACCGTGATCCAGATAATGCTGTATTTGATGAAGCTTGGGGAAAACAATTGTGGAAAGAACCACTGAGCCCTTCTGAAAAGAAAAAAAGTCTAGCAAAACACGAAGCATTTTATTCGGTTGTTAAAGCATTACTTTTAAAATTGGAAGAAAAATTTGATGCAGTTGTAGTTTATGATATGCATAGTTATAACTGGCGCAGATGGGATAGAGAAGTTCCTGTTATTAATTTGGGAACTACAAATATTGATATGAAACGCTTCGGAGATTTAATTGAAAATTGGCGTCATTCACTATCACAATTACAATTGCCCCATGCTATTGAATCTACTTCAAAAATTAATGATACCTTCTTCGGAAATGGCTATTTTTTAAAATTTATTACCCAAAACTTTAAAAATACATTAGTTTTGGCGACTGAATTTAAGAAAATTTACTGCGACGAATTAAATCAAATCATCTTTCCTGAAGTAGTTTCAGCGATTGAGAAGCAGCTTCAAGAAAAAATTAAGGCGCACGCTGCTTTATTTTACGATACTTTTAAAAAATAAATGGTGGACACCAATTCTATAATAAATACGTACCCCAATGTGTTTCGCATTGATTATAATTTGAATAAACTTGTTCAAAAAATTGAAGTGCTCAATTTTGTAAACCCTATAAATATTGAGCAAGAAAAGCGAAACTTTTTTTCTTCAAAGTATAATATCAATCCCAATTTTAGGTACAGAAAGATAGATTTTAATGCTCATAAACTACAACAGCAACTTTTTTTACAAGATATTGACAGTATTAAAGACGATGAAACACGAAGCTTTTATAGAGATGTAATTTATGATTATTCAGGTTTAATACAATGTGTAGAGACCGTAGGACAGCGAGAAAAGTTTTATTACAATTCATTAAAATCATTTGGTACACCAACAGATAAAGATGTAGAAAATGCACGTTTTATTCTTCATTTTGAAGATGAAGCGTTCAAACAGGAAATGATTCCCGTTTTTGATGCGAATGAAGCCGTTGCATATTTTGAAGATTTCAGAAAAAAATATGATTTTCAATTTACTATAAAACTGTCCAATAAAATTTCTGCGGCAGCAATGGTAATTAATAATAAGCAAATGCTTGTTTTAAAGAAAAATCACAAGTTTAGTGCTAATCAATTAAAAGTACTGGCCAATCACGAGATAGGGCTGCATTTGGTAACAACGTTTAATAGCTTAAACCAACCTTTAAAGATTTTTCATAATGGATTTCCAAAAAATGTTGAAACACAAGAAGGACTAGCTGTTTTTAGTGAGTACATGAGCGGCTGTTTAACTCTTTATAGATTAAAAGAATTGAGTTATAGAGTATTGGCAACTGATAGTTTACGCAAAGGTTTTAATTTTTGTGACACGTTTGATTTGCTTCATAATCAATATAAACTGAATAGGGAAGAGGCATATAATATTTCTTTAAGAGCGCATCGTGGTGGTGGTTTTACAAAAGATCATTTATATCTCACCGGTTTAAAAAAAGTATACAATCATTATCAAAAAGGAAACTCGCTGGATAACCTCCTGTCTGGAAAAGTAACGTTGGAACATGAACCGCTTTTAAAAAAGTGGAAAACCGAAGGGCTAGCACAGCCCAATAGCTATAAAAACTTTGCTTTTGATAGCAATGAGAATACTAACGAAACGCTTAATTTTATTCTTGAGAACTTAAAGTGATTTTAATTAAGGTTAATCCTTTTATCTTTTGGATATTTTACGGTATATGAAAACTCCTTTTCGCTTTTCTGATTTGCTTTTAATTCAATCGTCCATTTAAGAATACCGGTATCTTTTGTGAAATTAGCATCATTCGTTTCAATATCTGAAAGTTTTATTTTTTCATTTTGAGAAATAGGTATCCTATCTTCCAAAAGTAATTTTATAGGTGTTTTTTTATTGTTTTTAATTTCAATTTTATATCCCTTATTTACAATCCTATTATTGCCTAAAAAAGAACTGCTTTTAAAATTTTTAAGTTTTTCGCGAGTAACTATAACGTTTGGGTCTATTCCTAAGGAAATATTCAAACTATCAGAAGCTATCTGAGGGTTTAACATAAATTTTCCTGAATAATTACCTTCAAAATATATGTTTGCTTCACCGGGTAGTAAATCATATTGTTCCCAATTTTTTAAGGTAGCAGTTATGAAAGTATTTTCATTAAGTTCTGGTGCTGCATAGTGTTGATACAATGCTGGCATATCAATATTTTCAACTTCTATTATAGTTACTTCATTACTAGATTTTATAGTATGTGGTTTGCTAATTTCAAATTGTGTGTTTGTAATTCCTACCTCTTTTATGGTTCCATTAGATAATGTTTCAGGTTCTTTTATAGCAAGACCTGCAACTTTTCCTTGCAGTGCTTTAGATATATCTGAGTTTGCACCATAGCCTGTTATAACCACTTCTTCTAATTGTTCAGAAGAAGCATTTAAATTAACATTCATAACAGTTGAGTGTATTGGTATGCTTTTAGTATCAAAACCAACATAGCTAAAAACCAATTCTTCACCGTTATTAACTTTTAATGAATAATTACCATCAAAATCTGTTTGTGTGCCGGTGCTAGTTCCTTTTATTACAACATTGACTCCTGGTAATGGAAGCCCAGTATCGTCTATAACAGTTCCTGTTACGTTATTAACTGTAGGGTTGTACTTGTAGTTACTTCGTTGTATTGGTGTAGAAGCCCTATAGTTTCTGCTTACAAAGTTTAAATATTTTGTTGAGAGTTCTGGTTTAAGATTATTGGTATTCGGGTCGCCTGTAGACAAAGTTATGTTTACATTTTCCCAGTCTGTTCCTGTTTGTTGATATACGTTTGCTTTATACGAAATTTTAATAGGAGCACTAGTGTTTTCTGCTTTAATGTCATATACAGGAAACCATCCTGCATTTTCTAAATTGTATTTGATAACAAGAGATAGATTTGATGCAGTTTCCGAGGTAAGTTTTACAGTAATTTTACCACGTTCTTCTTTTCTATTATCCTCTATTTTATATAATTCGCTAGTATATTTATTAATGGTTTTGTTTAACTCTTTGAGTTGCTTTTTTTCTTTATAAATAATGTTATTAATTTCAGTAACTCGTTGTCTGTAATAGGTAGAAAGCTCTTTAACTTTCTGTAATGAAAGGTCTGTAGCTTCACTATTTATTTTTTTATTTTCTTCTAAAATAGAAAGCTCTTTTTCATATCCGTCTATTATATTTTTTATTTCATTTTTCTTCAGTTTTAGACCATCAATTTTAGTATTTAAAATTGTGTATTCTTCAGAAACTGTACCTTTTTCAAGGTAATCAATAGTATAATTTAATGATGAAATTGAAGCATTTTTAATACCTGAAATTTGAATGCTGTTTTCGTTAATAGCTGCAGATAAATCATTAAAA harbors:
- a CDS encoding UDP-2,3-diacylglucosamine diphosphatase, translating into MKIFVSQNDVLKRKVEIVVLSDIHLGTYGCHAKEVLQYLNSVKPKKLILNGDIIDIWQFRKRYFPKAHLQVIKKIIALATKGTKVYYITGNHDEKLRRFSETKMGNIQILDKLILNLDGKKAWFFHGDVFDASIQHTKWIAKLGGWGYDLLILLNRFINTCLAKLGKEKFSLSKKIKNSVKGAVKFINDFEKTATDLAIDNEFKYVVCGHIHQPVIKKVTNHKGSCTYLNSGDWIENLTALEYNNERWLLYTHGEKNPFLKPVLDDLDEENESYPEFLSAFIFE
- a CDS encoding flavohemoglobin expression-modulating QEGLA motif protein; its protein translation is MNKLVQKIEVLNFVNPINIEQEKRNFFSSKYNINPNFRYRKIDFNAHKLQQQLFLQDIDSIKDDETRSFYRDVIYDYSGLIQCVETVGQREKFYYNSLKSFGTPTDKDVENARFILHFEDEAFKQEMIPVFDANEAVAYFEDFRKKYDFQFTIKLSNKISAAAMVINNKQMLVLKKNHKFSANQLKVLANHEIGLHLVTTFNSLNQPLKIFHNGFPKNVETQEGLAVFSEYMSGCLTLYRLKELSYRVLATDSLRKGFNFCDTFDLLHNQYKLNREEAYNISLRAHRGGGFTKDHLYLTGLKKVYNHYQKGNSLDNLLSGKVTLEHEPLLKKWKTEGLAQPNSYKNFAFDSNENTNETLNFILENLK
- the aroC gene encoding chorismate synthase, which codes for MAGNSFGTIFKLTTFGESHGEAIGGIIDGCPAGLEIDHKAIETEMQRRKPGQSSIVTQRKEPDTVTFLSGIFEGKTTGTPIGFIIKNTNQKSKDYSHIKDTYRPSHADYTYDKKYGNRDYRGGGRSSARETACRVVAGAIAKQLLKEVKITAYVSAVGELALKKTFSEVDFSEIENNPVRCADATMASKMEAYIKDIRKQGDTVGGQITCVIENVPVGLGEPVFEKLHAQLGKAMLSINAVKGFEYGSGFNGIKMKGSDHNDLFNKDGSTKTNYSGGIQGGITNGVPIYFNVAFKPVATIMQKQETINAKGNQVEMQGKGRHDPCVVPRAVPIVEAMAALVMADYWLLNKVSKL
- a CDS encoding N-formylglutamate amidohydrolase, which encodes MERLAISEIIKKLEAEETFEAVAADYSLTLKVEAYVPYVCGAVHDGHQFRKELWNNCIHTEYERWFEEDPCTKEFVKTHPIVLAGCDSRFEYDLNRDPDNAVFDEAWGKQLWKEPLSPSEKKKSLAKHEAFYSVVKALLLKLEEKFDAVVVYDMHSYNWRRWDREVPVINLGTTNIDMKRFGDLIENWRHSLSQLQLPHAIESTSKINDTFFGNGYFLKFITQNFKNTLVLATEFKKIYCDELNQIIFPEVVSAIEKQLQEKIKAHAALFYDTFKK
- a CDS encoding dicarboxylate/amino acid:cation symporter codes for the protein MKKLALHWQILLGMALGVVFALILTNFSWGPNLIEDWVKPFGTIFINALKLIAVPLILASLIKGVSDLKDISSLSKMGLRTIVTYIFTTIVAVSIGLGVVNLVKPGKTITQETRTELVEAYGGEAEMKRQDAQRQKDAGPLQALVDLVPDNIIGASSNNRNMLQVIFFAIFFGIGLILIPEKTAQPVKDFFDGFNEVILKMIDLIMLTAPYGVFALLAALVVEAPSADLFAALGMYALCVVGGLVLMIGVYVLLVWIFTKHTPKSFLNGIGPAQLLAFSTSSSAATLPVTMERVEEHLGVKREVTSFVLPIGATINMDGTSLYQAVAAVFIAQAFGMDLSFGTQLGIIATATLASIGSAAVPGAGMVMLVIVLAQAGIPEAGLALIFAVDRPLDMCRTTVNVTGDAAVSMMVAKSQNKLGVPKVKDWDDNYKK
- a CDS encoding mucoidy inhibitor MuiA family protein: MKNFTLLFFLIPFLAFSNFEKKHTSNIKSVTVYLNGATIERHSNVILTKGENTLIFNDLSAAINENSIQISGIKNASISSLNYTIDYLEKGTVSEEYTILNTKIDGLKLKKNEIKNIIDGYEKELSILEENKKINSEATDLSLQKVKELSTYYRQRVTEINNIIYKEKKQLKELNKTINKYTSELYKIEDNRKEERGKITVKLTSETASNLSLVIKYNLENAGWFPVYDIKAENTSAPIKISYKANVYQQTGTDWENVNITLSTGDPNTNNLKPELSTKYLNFVSRNYRASTPIQRSNYKYNPTVNNVTGTVIDDTGLPLPGVNVVIKGTSTGTQTDFDGNYSLKVNNGEELVFSYVGFDTKSIPIHSTVMNVNLNASSEQLEEVVITGYGANSDISKALQGKVAGLAIKEPETLSNGTIKEVGITNTQFEISKPHTIKSSNEVTIIEVENIDMPALYQHYAAPELNENTFITATLKNWEQYDLLPGEANIYFEGNYSGKFMLNPQIASDSLNISLGIDPNVIVTREKLKNFKSSSFLGNNRIVNKGYKIEIKNNKKTPIKLLLEDRIPISQNEKIKLSDIETNDANFTKDTGILKWTIELKANQKSEKEFSYTVKYPKDKRINLN
- the gshB gene encoding glutathione synthase — encoded protein: MNVCFIMYPWDQIDPENDSTLALIQEFAKRGHGIAVTTPANLTIRDSVAYAFSRCLKRKDKISKSLKSFHIKAEFYDEMLPMAGFDVIILRSNPPLDMIMLNFLDSVKDDVFILNDLDGIRRANNKLYTAVFEDENNEMIPRTHVTKNKQYLKKIIKEGPDRMILKPLNGYGGSGVILIEKSAMKSINSLLDFYIDNKDGTTNYVILQDYIEGADEGDVRILLLNGQPIGAMRRVPGDEDHRSNVSAGGSVQKHSLTKQEKELCRRIGPKLVKDGLYFVGIDVIGGKLVEVNVMSPGGITYMNKVYKSKIQEKIIDFVEDKVLERVNAFERRQKLRKHVSDA